AAGCCCGCCCAGAACGGGTCTTCCCGGTCGATCCAGATGGTGTTGAACCCGGTCGCCGTGGCCGAACCCTCGATCGAGGGGATGATCGCGGGCTGGTCGCCCAGCATCACGCTCTTTTCCACGCGCCCGATGAAGCGACTGCAAATGTAGCTTTCGTGGACGAAACGGTCGCCCACGCCCAGCTTGCCCTTGGCCACCAGATGCGCCAGCCGCGCCGACGTGCCGGTGCCGCAAGGGCTGCGGTCGATGGCCTTGTCGCCATAGAACACCGCATTGCGCCCGTCGGCGCCATCGTGCTTGGGCTTGTCGGCCCAGAGCACGTGGCTGACCCCGCGAATGGTCGGATCGAGCGGATGGACCGGCTCGAACTTGGCACGCACGGCTTCGCGCACGCGGCCACTCAGGTCGATGATGCGGGCCGCGCCCAGATCGTCGAGGCCGGTATAGGCGCCCTGTGGTTCGACGATGGCGTAATAATTGCCGCCATAGGACACGTCGATGGACAGCGGGCCGATGCCCTCGACATCCACTTCGATCCCGCGCGCGGCAACATAGGACGCCACGTTGGTGATGCGCACCGAGGTCACCTTGGGCCCGTCGGTCTCGTAGGCGATCTCGATGGTCCCGGCAGGCACCTCGACCTTGAGGCGGCCGGGCACGGCAGGCTGGATCAGCCCGTGTTCGAGCCCGAAGGTGATGATGCCGATGGTGCCATGGCCACACATCGGCAGGCAGCCGCTGGTCTCGATGAACAGGATGCCGATATCGTTCGCCGGATCGACGGGAGGATAGAGGAACCCGCCCGACATCATGTCGTGCCCGCGCGGTTCAAAGCACAGGCCGGTGCGGATCCAGTCGAAACGCGACAGGAAATCCTGCCGCCGCTCGGACATCGAGGCGCCCTTGAGCAGCGGCGCCCCGCCCGCCACGAGGCGGACGGGGTTACCTGCCGTATGACCGTCGATGCAGAAGAACGTGTGCCGCATCGAGGCTCCTTCAGGCTTCCGTCAGGGCTGCGGGAGCCGTGGGGGTAAGGTCGGGACGGGTGGCGGCGGCCTTCTCGACCATCGCGATCACTTCAGCGCGGCGCGCGCCTTCGAGCACATAGCGCGGGGGCAGCACGCGCTCGGACCCGCGACCCATGACCTGCTCGGCCAGCTTGATCGACTGGACGAGATCGTGCTCGGCATCGAGGTGGAGCAGCGGCATGAACCAGCGATAGATTTCCATCGCCTTGGCATGGTCACCGCGCGCAAAGGCGTTGACCAGTTCGACCGATTCCTTGGGGAACGCGTTGGTCAGGCCCGAAACCCAGCCCTGCGCCCCGAGGTAGAGCCCTTCGAGCGCCACGTCGTCGAGACCGGCGAACAGCACGTAGCGATCCCCGAAGGCATTGCGGAAATCGGTGAAGCGGCGCGTGTCGGGCGCGGATTCCTTGACCGCCACGATGTTCTTCACGTCGACCAGCGCGGCCAGCACGTCCTTGTCGATCACCGTGCGATAGGCGGGCGGGTTGTTGTAGAGCATGATCGGCAGGCCGGTGCTTTCAGCCACGCCCTTGAAGTGGTTCACCAGTTCGTGCGCCTTGGGCACGTAGACCATCGGGGGCAGCAGCATCAGGCCATCGGCCCCGGCCTTTTCGGCGGCCTGGGCATAGCGCACCGCGCGGCGGGTGTCGTATTCCGAAACCCCGGTGATGACCGGCACGCGCCCGTCGACCACTTCGACGATGGCCGAGAGAACCTGGACCTTTTCCTCGTATTCCAGCGAGTTGTTTTCGCCAACCGTGCCAAGGGCGATCACCCCCGTGACGCCGTCACGGATGAGATCGTCGACCACGCGCTGGGTGTCCGCGAGGTCGATCGACAGGTCCGCGCGAAGCTGCGTGGTGACTGCCGGGAATACACCCTTCCAACCGATTGCCATGTCTATTCGTCCTGCTGTGCGTTAACTTGAAATATCGTATACTATATTATTCTCGACAGCGCAATGCCCTTTTCGCAGGCGCACAAAAAGCGCCCCGGCGCCATCCCTCCACACCTCACTCCTCATCGGGATAGGGCCCCTTGCCGCCATCCCTGATCAACTGGTCGACCCGCTGGTCGATCAGCGGCAGCGGCACTGCCCCCATTTCGAGCACGGCATCGTGGAACGCACGGATGTTGAACTTTGGCCCCAGCGCCTTTTCCGCCTTGTGGCGCGCGTCGAGGAAGGTCAGTTCCCCCATGTAATAGGCCAGTGCCTGGCCGGGCCAGGAAATATAGCGGTCGACCTCGGTCTCGATCTCGTGATCGGACAGCGCGGTGTTGTCGCGCAAGTATTGCTGCGCCTGTTCGCGCGTCCAGCCCATGGCATGGATGCCGGTATCGACCACCAGCCGAGAGGCGCGCCAGGCCTGATAGCTGAGCATGCCGAAGCGATCGTAGGGCGTCTCGTACATGCCCATGTCCTCGCCCAGCGCCTCGCAATAGAGCGCCCAGCCCTCGCCATAGGCCGAGAGGTAGCTGTCGCGGCGGAAGGCCGGAAGGTCGGTGTTTTCGGCAGCCAGCGGCATCTGCATGGCATGGCCGGGCGCGCTCTCGTGCAGGGTCAGCGCGATCTGCGAATAGAACGGGCGCGAGGGCAGGTTGTAGGTATTGACCAGATAGATGCCCGGCCCGCCGCGCCCGCCGGTGTAGAACGGGGCGACATCATCGGGCACCGGCTTGATCGCGAAGCGGCTGCGCGGCATGCGCCCGAAGAACTGCGAGGCCTTGCCATCGAAGGTCTTGGCGATCCACGCCGCGCGATAGAGCAGTTCGTTGGGCGTCTTGGGATAGAACTGCGGATCGGTGCGCAGGAAGTGCAGGAACGCCTTGAGATCGCCCTTGAAGCCGACCTGCTTCATCACCGCGTCCATCTGCCCGCGAATGCGCGCCATTTCGGAAAGGCCGATCTGGTGGATTTCCTCAGGGCTCTTGTCGAGGGTGACGAACTCGTTGATCTTCGAGCGGTAATAGGCCTGCCCATCGGGCAGGGCATAAGCGGCCAGCGTCTGGCGGGCGCCCTTCTCGTATTCGCCGCGCATGAAGGCCAGCAGCCGCGCATGGGCCGGGACGACATCTTTGGTGATCGCCTCGCGGGCCTGCGCGCGCAGGGCTTCCTGATCGGCAGCCGGGATCGTGGCGGGCAGGTTTTTAAAGGGTTCGTAGAACGGCGAGGCTTCGGGGCTGGCCGCCTGAACGACCATTTCGATGCCCTTGTCGCGCCCGGTCAGGGTGACGTGGGGCGCCGAGAACCCGCGCGCGAGTCCCGCGCGCATGTTGACGATCTGCTGGTCATAGTAGCGCGGAATCTCGCGCAGCATTTCCAGATAGGCATCGGCCGCGTCCCGGTCCCTGAACGGCGTGCGCGCCCAGTCGGCCAGTTCGCCCCAGAAGCTGGTGTCGGCGTTGAAGGGCTTTTCATAGTCGCGATAGCGCTGCGCGGCGAGAAGCGCGTCGATCTGGCCCTTGTAGACGGCAAAGTTGATGCGATTGGCGGGCGAAAGCCGGTCCTGCCGGATCGCGGCCAGTTGCTGCTCGACCTTTTCCCACCGGGCCAGCCGGGCGGCCTGTGCCTGCGGCCCCAGATCGGGCAGCATGATCTTGCGGTCGCGCGGCCCGTCCTCGCTCGGCCCGGCCTGTTGCTGGCGCCACGCATATTCATCGGTGGACAGCGCCTCGAACGCCTTGTCGGCTTCGCTCCGGCCCGCAGAACCGGCTGCCGAACCCGTTGCAGCCCCGGCCCGCGCCATGGCGGGCCCCGTCCACAGCGCCACGGGCATCATGGCCAGCGCCGCGCCGGTCACAAGCCCCGCCATGCGCATCATGCGGTTCCCCTTGGCGACTTTACCCACGCTGCTTACCCCTTTCGAGAACGTCCATGATATCCTGATAAAGCTTGGCCGGGATGCGCAAGCCCTGCACATCCGAAACCGCCCGCGCGGCCAGCCGCCGTGAACCGGGCAGGCGCGCGCCCTGCCCCTCGATCGCGGCGAACATCGCCTCGGCCCGGCGCAGGTGATCGGCAACGCCGCTGCCCAGAAAGCCTGCCGGATCGATCGCGATGACCAGTTCGCCGCCCAGCGGCGCGCCACCGCGCCCTTCGTCGGCAGCCAGCGATTCCGCGCTGGTCATGTCGCCGATCAGCGGCCCGGCGATCAGTTCGACCAGGGCTGCCAGCGCCGCCCCCTTGTGGGCGCCAAACGTGCGCATGGCCCCGTCGAGCACCGCCTCGGCATCGGTCGAGGGGTTGCCCTGCGCGTCATAGCCCCAGGTGTCGGGAATGGCCTTTCCGGCCCGGCGGTGCAGCTCGATCTCGCCGCGCGCGACCGCGCTGGTCGCGAAATCGAACACGAAGGGCGCCTGTCCGTCCGGGCGCGGCCAGCCAAACGCGAGGGGGTTGGTGCCAAAGACCGGCTTCGTGCCGCCCTCGGGCGCGACCCAGGCATGGCTGGGGGTGAACGCAAGGCCCACCAGCCCCTGTTCGGCCAGCGCCTCGACCTCGGGCCAGAGCGCGGCAAAGTGGACCACGTTGTTGAGCGCCATGGCCGCGATGCCATGGGCCTTTGCCTTGGCGACCAGCAGCGGCAGCCCTTGCGCAAACGGAAGCTGGGCAAAGCCGCCCTTGCCGTCCACCCGCACCAGCGCCGAGGCCGGTTCGCTCACTTCGGGCACGGCATCGGGCACGACCACCCCCCGCTCGACCGAATTGGCCGCCACCAGCAGGCGATAGAGCCCGTGCGAGGTACACCCGTCGCGCTCGCCCGAAACCATCGTATGGGCAACGGCGGAGGCATGATCGGGCGCCAGCCCCCAGGCCTGAAGCACCGTGCGCGCCAGTTCGTCGGCTTGCTCTGGCGAAAGGGTAATCATATCGGTTGCACTCATTGTCCGGCTCCGGCCCTGGCGGCGAACAGGCGCACGCCGAACACCGGCCCGGCCGAACTGCGATCAGCCGGCACGAAGCGCACCTTCACCTTGCTCTTGCCCTTGGTCAGCGCCTCGGGCAGCGGATAGTCAACATCAAAGAACGTGCCCGGACGGTCCTCGTCCAGACGCTGGGTGGCGATCTTCACGCCATCGACGAGGATGTCGAACACGCGCGAGCGTTCGCCGCCCCAATAGCTGGCCTGAAGCACCAGCGGTCCCGGCTTCACCTTCATCGCGAACTCGAAATAGCCGCCCGAGCGCGCATCGCGCCCGTTGCGCCCGCGATAGGCGACCGGATAGGAGATGTCCGAGATCAGCTCGTGGTCGCGCTCGGGCTGCATTTCGCCCAGATGCATGACATCGATCGAACGGGCCGCGAGGTCCTTCTGCCGGGCCTGTTCGGCCAGGTAGGCGGCTTCCTCGTTCTTCCAGCCGCCTTGCGTGAAGCGCTTGAAATAGACCGCGCTGCGGCGGTCATACTGGCTGTAGAACGGCACGAACACGAGGTTGCCCGGACGCATGATCCCGCTGGTCTGGTAGCGCGGGCGGTCCGAGACCATCGGCGCGAAGGCCGCCAGCGGATTGTCGCCGACCATCGCGGGCTCGACACCGGCCCATTCGGTCTCGACCGGGCCGAGATCGGCGGCCATGACCAACGGCCCGCGCACGAGAGCCACCACGTCGTCCGAACCGGTCGCCGGTTCGAGCCGCAAGTCGAGCGGCAGGTTCAGCGCGACGACATCGCCCTTCTTCCAGCGCCGGTCGAGGAACGCATAGCCATTGGCCTGCGTGACCATCGCGGGCTGGCCGTTGACGGTGATCGTGGCCTTGCCCTTCGCCCAGCCCGGAATGCGCAGCGCAAGGCGGAAGCCATCGCGCTTCACCGCATCGAGGGTGAAGCGAATGTCAGGCCTGAACGGATATTCGGTGTCGAGCGTGGCGCTCAGCCCCTTGTCCTGCCAGACCATCGTCGAGGGGATGTAAAGGTTGACGAACAGGGTATCCCCACCGGCGCCGTCATGGCCGGTCCAGTAGATCGAATCCCCGTGCTTGGCGTGGCTTTCCATGCCCGAGCCCACGCAGCACCAGAACACTTCCTCGCCCGGCTGCGAATAGCCGCGCGCGGCCCCGCTCATCATCGGCGTCATGTAGGTGAAGCCGCCGGTGGCCGGGTTCTGGGCGGAAAGCACATGGTTGAGATGCGCGCGCTCGTAATAGTCGAACAGCGCGCCGTCAGGCTGCCAGCCATAGAGCTGCCGGGTCAGCTTGAGCATGTTGTAGGTGTTGCAGTGCTCGCAGGTCGATTCGGTCAGGTGGAGCGCGATGGTGTCGGGCGCGAAGAAGTATTCGCGGTCGGCATTGCCGCCGATCACATAGCTGTGATGCTGCGTCACCCGTTCCCAGAAGAAGCGCGCGGCGCGGCCCGGATCGTCCTTGCCGGTCAGTTCGTGGATGCGCGCCAGACCGATCAGCTTGGGCACCTGGGTATTGGCGTGGAAATTGGCGAGCCTGTCTTCCTGCGCGACCAGCGGGCCGAGCACCTTGCGGTCGAAGATCCGCTCGGCCACCGCCATCCAGCGCGCGTCGCCGGTCCGGGCATAGAGTTCGGCATAGCTTTCGTTGAGACCGCCATATTCGCAGCCCAGCAGGTCCTGCATCTGCGCGTCGTCGAGCGCGGCAAAGACCTTTTCAAAGTAACCGGCCAGCCCGATTGCCACCCTGAGCGCCTCCGGGTTGCCCCAGGCGGCATGAATGTCGAGCAGGCCGGCAAAGTACTTGTGCACGGTATAGAGCGGCGACCACGAGCCGTTGAGGTCGAACCCGCCCGACTTGATTTCCCCGCGCATGACTTCCGGGAAGATCGCCTCGCCATCGACGATCGCGCCATCCCTGGTCTTGCGCCCCAGCGCGCCGATATAGCCATCGTGGCGCTGCGCCTGGCACAGCGCCAGTTCGCCCACGATATAGTCGGCGCGGCGGCGGCATTCGGCATTGCCGGTCTGCTGCCAGGCCAGCACCAGCGCCGACATGTAATGGCCGAGCGAATGCCCGGCGATCGTGTCGGATTCCCAGCCGCCATAGATCGGCGCCTTGGGTTCGAGCCCGGCATATTTGCGGAAATTGTGAAGGAAACGGTCGGGTTCGAGCGACATCAGGTACTCGATGTTGACCTCGACCGCCGTGGCGAAAGCCGAAGGGCGCAGCCGCACATCGGTGAGCGGCAGCGGCTTTGCCCGCAGCGGCACGCGCGGCGCGACGACCGCCGCAAACCCGCGCAGGGGAACCGCGCAGATCGCCAGCGCCGCCACACCCGCCATCCATTCGCGCCTGTTGGCTTTCATGCCCTCATTATCCCTATCGAATATCGTATACATTATTGATAGAAGGCAGGCAGGGATAGTCAAGCCGGTTTGCCAGACGCTGCCCGGCTTCAACCATCCGCCGGCAAGACCTCCCCCGCCCCCTCCGCGAGGACCAGACATGAAGCCCTTCCCCAAGCCCCTCTCCTTCGTGGCCCTGCTGCTGGCCACCACCCCCGTGCTGGCCCCCGGCCTGCTGCCCGGTTTCGCCGCGCAGGCGCAGGAAGCCCAGCATCGGGAGGCCCAGCATCAGGAGGAAGATGAGCAACAGGAAGGCGCCCGGAAGCCCGCCCCCGTGTTCCCGCCGATCCACAAGACGGCGTTCCACACGCCCACCTTCGATCTGGCCCTGCGCGCCGATACCCAGACCCTCGCCCACCTGTCCCCCACCGGAGACGAGGCGTTCGATTTCGTGCCTGCCGCGCGCGAGGCGGAACGGGCGGGCGACGGCTATGTCCACATCGGCGACATCCACGTGCGCCTCAGGGCCGCCGGGGGCGACTGGCAGGACTTCTCCTCGGCCCATGCGCGCCAGCAGATCACCGCGCTGCCCGGCGGGCCGGACGTGCTCGCCGCAGCCGACATCACCGCCTCGATGACCTCGAATGTGGCAGGCAACACGGGGGGCGCCACCATCCCGCTGCGTGTCGAGCGCCGCTGGGTCAACGAAGGCGGCGTGCTGGCCATGCGCTTCACGCTGGTCAACACCAGCCCCACCCCGGTCGAAATCGGCGCGCTGGGCATGCCGATGGTCTTCGACAACATCATCCGTGATCGCGATCTCGATCAGGCCCATGCCCGGGCCAGCTTCGTCGATCCCTATATCGGGCGCGACGCGGGCTATCTTCAGGTTACCCGGCTCAACGGTTCAGGCCCGGCCCTGCTGGTCCTGCCCGAAAAGAACACCCCGCTCGAAGCCTATCGCCCGGTGCTCGAAGCGCGCAGCGCGCCCCGCGGCGACATTTTCACCGACCGTTCCGAACGCAGCCAGGTCTCCGAAGGGTTCTACGACTGGACCGTGGCCAGCAAGGCCTTTGCCGAAAAGGAATGGGCCAAGGCCGGGCCACAATGGAACGAGCCGACCAGCTTCACCCTCGCGCCGGGGGAAAGCCGCACGCTGGGCCTGCGCTTCGTGACCGCGCCGTCCATCCGCGCGATCGAGGATACCCTCGTTGCCAACAAGCGCCCGGTGGCCGTGGGCATCCCCGGATATGTCGTGCCCACCGACCAGACCGCCAGCCTGTTCCTCAAATCCCCGGTCAAGGTCGCCAGTATCGCAGCATGGCCCGCAGGCGCCCTTTCCGCCACGCCCGAAAAGGCCGGAAATGGCTGGGCGCGCTATCAGGTAAAGGCCAGCGGCTGGGGCGAAGCGCGCCTGACGGTGACCTATGCCGATGGCCAGAAGCAGACCATCAGCTATTACATCACCAAGCCGCTCGAAACGGTCATGGCCGACATCGGCCACTTCACCACGACCCGGCAATGGTTCGAGGGCAAGGGCGATCCGTTCCACCGTTCGCCCGCGATCCTCTCCTACGACCGCGAGGAAAACCGCATCCTCACCCAGGATGCGCGTGTCTGGGTTTCGGGGATGAGCGACGAGGGCGGGGCCGGATCGTGGGTGGCTGCCGCGATCAAGCAACTCGACAATCCCGATCCGGTCGAAGTGGCCAAGCTCGAACGCCTTGTCGACGAAACCGTGCTGGGCACGCTTCAGGTCGACAAGGGGTCACAGGCCGGGGCCGTCAAGAAGAGCATCTTCTACTACGATCCCAAGGAATTCCCGAACTACTACGACCCGTCGATCGACTGGAAGACGTGGACCTCGTGGTCGAAGAAGGACGCCGATGATCTGGGCCGGTCCTACAACTATCCCCACGTCGCCATCGGCCACTGGGTGCTCTACCGCCTCGCGCGCGACAACCGGGGGCTGGTCAAGCAGCACGACTGGAAGTTCTACCTCGACTGGGCCTTCAAGACGAGCGTGGCGATGATGCGCGACGCGCCCTACTATGCCCAGTTCGGGCAGATGGAAGGCGATGTCTTCATCGACATCCTCAAGGATCTCAAGCGCGAGGGGATGACCGCGCAGGCCAGCGAACTCGAAGGCCTGATGAAGGGCCGCGCCGATCACTGGCGCACGCTCAAGTACCCGTTCGGCAGCGAGATGGTCTGGGATTCGACCGGCCAGAGCGAAGTCTACGCGTGGATGCGCCATTTCGGCTACCAGCCGCAGGCCGACGCCACCCGCGAGGTGATCCTGGGCTATGACCCGACGATCCCGAGCTGGGGCTACAACGGCAATGCGCGCCGCTACTGGGACTTCCTCTATGGCGGCAAGGTCTCGCGCATCGAGCGCCAGATCCACCACTATGGCTCGACGCTCAACGCCGTGCCGCTGTTCGATGCCTTCCGCCAGAACCCGGCCGACCTGCACCTGCTGCGCGTGGCCTATGGCGGCATGATGGGGGGCATCACCAATATCGACCAGCAGGGCTTCGGCTCGGCCGCGTTCCACTCGTGGCCCGACATGATGAAGTGGGATGCCATCACCGGCGACTATGGCATGGGCTTCTATGGCCATGCGATCACTGCGGCCAGCTACATCGTCAACGACCCGCAACTGGGCTGGCTCGGCTTTGGCGGCGACCTTGCGACAAAGGGCACGCACATCAGCCTCGTCCCGCGCGACGGCGCCCGCCGCCGCCTGTTCGTGGCCCCGGCAGGTTTGTGGATCACGCTGGAGGAAGGCCGCATCCAGAGCGCCCGCTACGATACGAAGTCGGGCAAGGTGGACCTCACGCTCGATCCGGCCAGCGCCACCGCGCCAGCCGCGCGCCTGCTGTTCGAGACCACGACCAGCACCGGGCGCCCTTACGCGATCGTGCCCCCCGCCCCGGCCATAACCGCTGAACGCGGGGGCTATGCCATCCCCCTTGCCCCGTCAGCGACCACCACCGTCACGCTGGCGCCGCGCTGAAACGATGGCCCCTGTCTCCCGCCCGTCCGATCCAGCACCAAACCAACAGGCGCCTGTCGATGCCATCGCACCTTGACCGGCCCCATCCTGCCCGCCATGGCAGCGCCCATGGCTTCCGATCTCTCCCCCCTCCCCGCCGCCGCCGCTTCCGCCGCCCCGTCCGGCGCGCCCGAAGCAATCCTTGCCCAAGGGCTCAAGGCCATCGCGACCGACATCACCGCCGCGTTCGACGCGATGCTGCCGGTGCCCGACGACGCCCGCGCGCGCCTGTTCGAGGCCATGCGCTATGCCGCGATGGGTGGCGGCAAGCGGCTGCGCCCGCTGCTGCTGGCGGCGGTCGCCGAAATGTTCGGGGTGGACCGCGCGATTGCCATTCGCGCCGGGATCGCCATCGAATCGATCCACGTCTATTCGCTGATCCACGACGACCTGCCCTGCATGGACAACGATGCCCTGCGCCACGGCAAGCCGACCACCCATCTGGCCTATGACGAAGCCACCGCCGTTCTGGCGGGCGACGCGCTCCAGTCGTTTGCGTTCGAAGTCCTCGCCGATCCGGCCACCAGCCCCGACGCTGCCGTGCGCGTCGAACTGCTGCGCACGCTCGGCCAGGCCAGCGGCGCGCAGGGCATGGCGGGCGGCCAGATGATGGACATCGCGGCCGAAACCAGCACGTTCGACCTGCCCACGATCACCCGCCTGC
The genomic region above belongs to Novosphingobium sp. IK01 and contains:
- a CDS encoding dihydrodipicolinate synthase family protein, translating into MAIGWKGVFPAVTTQLRADLSIDLADTQRVVDDLIRDGVTGVIALGTVGENNSLEYEEKVQVLSAIVEVVDGRVPVITGVSEYDTRRAVRYAQAAEKAGADGLMLLPPMVYVPKAHELVNHFKGVAESTGLPIMLYNNPPAYRTVIDKDVLAALVDVKNIVAVKESAPDTRRFTDFRNAFGDRYVLFAGLDDVALEGLYLGAQGWVSGLTNAFPKESVELVNAFARGDHAKAMEIYRWFMPLLHLDAEHDLVQSIKLAEQVMGRGSERVLPPRYVLEGARRAEVIAMVEKAAATRPDLTPTAPAALTEA
- a CDS encoding 4-hydroxyproline epimerase, translated to MRHTFFCIDGHTAGNPVRLVAGGAPLLKGASMSERRQDFLSRFDWIRTGLCFEPRGHDMMSGGFLYPPVDPANDIGILFIETSGCLPMCGHGTIGIITFGLEHGLIQPAVPGRLKVEVPAGTIEIAYETDGPKVTSVRITNVASYVAARGIEVDVEGIGPLSIDVSYGGNYYAIVEPQGAYTGLDDLGAARIIDLSGRVREAVRAKFEPVHPLDPTIRGVSHVLWADKPKHDGADGRNAVFYGDKAIDRSPCGTGTSARLAHLVAKGKLGVGDRFVHESYICSRFIGRVEKSVMLGDQPAIIPSIEGSATATGFNTIWIDREDPFWAGFQVK
- a CDS encoding polyprenyl synthetase family protein, whose translation is MASDLSPLPAAAASAAPSGAPEAILAQGLKAIATDITAAFDAMLPVPDDARARLFEAMRYAAMGGGKRLRPLLLAAVAEMFGVDRAIAIRAGIAIESIHVYSLIHDDLPCMDNDALRHGKPTTHLAYDEATAVLAGDALQSFAFEVLADPATSPDAAVRVELLRTLGQASGAQGMAGGQMMDIAAETSTFDLPTITRLQQLKTGALLAGSVEMGAILGGVAPDDRAYLRDYASAIGLAFQIADDLIDYEGDAALAGKAVGKDAAAGKETFLSLLGPDRAREEARRLVDHAIARLDRHGPEADLLRAIARYIVERKH
- a CDS encoding Ldh family oxidoreductase, giving the protein MITLSPEQADELARTVLQAWGLAPDHASAVAHTMVSGERDGCTSHGLYRLLVAANSVERGVVVPDAVPEVSEPASALVRVDGKGGFAQLPFAQGLPLLVAKAKAHGIAAMALNNVVHFAALWPEVEALAEQGLVGLAFTPSHAWVAPEGGTKPVFGTNPLAFGWPRPDGQAPFVFDFATSAVARGEIELHRRAGKAIPDTWGYDAQGNPSTDAEAVLDGAMRTFGAHKGAALAALVELIAGPLIGDMTSAESLAADEGRGGAPLGGELVIAIDPAGFLGSGVADHLRRAEAMFAAIEGQGARLPGSRRLAARAVSDVQGLRIPAKLYQDIMDVLERGKQRG
- a CDS encoding DUF885 domain-containing protein; translation: MMPVALWTGPAMARAGAATGSAAGSAGRSEADKAFEALSTDEYAWRQQQAGPSEDGPRDRKIMLPDLGPQAQAARLARWEKVEQQLAAIRQDRLSPANRINFAVYKGQIDALLAAQRYRDYEKPFNADTSFWGELADWARTPFRDRDAADAYLEMLREIPRYYDQQIVNMRAGLARGFSAPHVTLTGRDKGIEMVVQAASPEASPFYEPFKNLPATIPAADQEALRAQAREAITKDVVPAHARLLAFMRGEYEKGARQTLAAYALPDGQAYYRSKINEFVTLDKSPEEIHQIGLSEMARIRGQMDAVMKQVGFKGDLKAFLHFLRTDPQFYPKTPNELLYRAAWIAKTFDGKASQFFGRMPRSRFAIKPVPDDVAPFYTGGRGGPGIYLVNTYNLPSRPFYSQIALTLHESAPGHAMQMPLAAENTDLPAFRRDSYLSAYGEGWALYCEALGEDMGMYETPYDRFGMLSYQAWRASRLVVDTGIHAMGWTREQAQQYLRDNTALSDHEIETEVDRYISWPGQALAYYMGELTFLDARHKAEKALGPKFNIRAFHDAVLEMGAVPLPLIDQRVDQLIRDGGKGPYPDEE
- a CDS encoding DUF5695 domain-containing protein — protein: MKPFPKPLSFVALLLATTPVLAPGLLPGFAAQAQEAQHREAQHQEEDEQQEGARKPAPVFPPIHKTAFHTPTFDLALRADTQTLAHLSPTGDEAFDFVPAAREAERAGDGYVHIGDIHVRLRAAGGDWQDFSSAHARQQITALPGGPDVLAAADITASMTSNVAGNTGGATIPLRVERRWVNEGGVLAMRFTLVNTSPTPVEIGALGMPMVFDNIIRDRDLDQAHARASFVDPYIGRDAGYLQVTRLNGSGPALLVLPEKNTPLEAYRPVLEARSAPRGDIFTDRSERSQVSEGFYDWTVASKAFAEKEWAKAGPQWNEPTSFTLAPGESRTLGLRFVTAPSIRAIEDTLVANKRPVAVGIPGYVVPTDQTASLFLKSPVKVASIAAWPAGALSATPEKAGNGWARYQVKASGWGEARLTVTYADGQKQTISYYITKPLETVMADIGHFTTTRQWFEGKGDPFHRSPAILSYDREENRILTQDARVWVSGMSDEGGAGSWVAAAIKQLDNPDPVEVAKLERLVDETVLGTLQVDKGSQAGAVKKSIFYYDPKEFPNYYDPSIDWKTWTSWSKKDADDLGRSYNYPHVAIGHWVLYRLARDNRGLVKQHDWKFYLDWAFKTSVAMMRDAPYYAQFGQMEGDVFIDILKDLKREGMTAQASELEGLMKGRADHWRTLKYPFGSEMVWDSTGQSEVYAWMRHFGYQPQADATREVILGYDPTIPSWGYNGNARRYWDFLYGGKVSRIERQIHHYGSTLNAVPLFDAFRQNPADLHLLRVAYGGMMGGITNIDQQGFGSAAFHSWPDMMKWDAITGDYGMGFYGHAITAASYIVNDPQLGWLGFGGDLATKGTHISLVPRDGARRRLFVAPAGLWITLEEGRIQSARYDTKSGKVDLTLDPASATAPAARLLFETTTSTGRPYAIVPPAPAITAERGGYAIPLAPSATTTVTLAPR
- a CDS encoding glycoside hydrolase family 127 protein, with translation MKANRREWMAGVAALAICAVPLRGFAAVVAPRVPLRAKPLPLTDVRLRPSAFATAVEVNIEYLMSLEPDRFLHNFRKYAGLEPKAPIYGGWESDTIAGHSLGHYMSALVLAWQQTGNAECRRRADYIVGELALCQAQRHDGYIGALGRKTRDGAIVDGEAIFPEVMRGEIKSGGFDLNGSWSPLYTVHKYFAGLLDIHAAWGNPEALRVAIGLAGYFEKVFAALDDAQMQDLLGCEYGGLNESYAELYARTGDARWMAVAERIFDRKVLGPLVAQEDRLANFHANTQVPKLIGLARIHELTGKDDPGRAARFFWERVTQHHSYVIGGNADREYFFAPDTIALHLTESTCEHCNTYNMLKLTRQLYGWQPDGALFDYYERAHLNHVLSAQNPATGGFTYMTPMMSGAARGYSQPGEEVFWCCVGSGMESHAKHGDSIYWTGHDGAGGDTLFVNLYIPSTMVWQDKGLSATLDTEYPFRPDIRFTLDAVKRDGFRLALRIPGWAKGKATITVNGQPAMVTQANGYAFLDRRWKKGDVVALNLPLDLRLEPATGSDDVVALVRGPLVMAADLGPVETEWAGVEPAMVGDNPLAAFAPMVSDRPRYQTSGIMRPGNLVFVPFYSQYDRRSAVYFKRFTQGGWKNEEAAYLAEQARQKDLAARSIDVMHLGEMQPERDHELISDISYPVAYRGRNGRDARSGGYFEFAMKVKPGPLVLQASYWGGERSRVFDILVDGVKIATQRLDEDRPGTFFDVDYPLPEALTKGKSKVKVRFVPADRSSAGPVFGVRLFAARAGAGQ